The following DNA comes from Marichromatium purpuratum 984.
CAGCGTGTCGAACTCGAGCGCCTCGGCGCACGCAACGCCAAGCTGCGCGCCGAGGTGGTCGATCTCGGCAGCGGGCTCGAAGCGCTCGAGGAGCGCGCCCGCGCCGAACTCGGCATGATCAGGCCCGGGGAGACCTTCCTGCAGGTGATCGAACCTCGCCCCTCCGTGGAGCCCCCGCATTGACCGCCAAACCCGCCTTCTGGGCAGTGATCCCCGCCGCCGGCGTCGGCCGACGGATGGGGAGCGCCATCCCCAAGCAATATCTCGATCTCGCCGACCGGACGGTGATCGAACACACCCTCGAGTGCTTCGTCGAGCACCCCGCCATCGCCGGTGTGGTGGTCGCCGTCGATCCCGCCGACCCCTATTGGCCCGAGACCCGTTACGCCACCCATCCCCGGGTGATCCGCGCGCCGGGTGGCGCGGAGCGCTGCAATTCGGTGCTCAACGGGCTCGAGGCGCTGAGCGGACAGGCCGCCGAAGACGACTGGGTGCTGGTGCACGATGCCGCGCGCCCCTGTCTGCGCCGCTCGGATCTCGACGCCATGCTCGAGGGGCTGGCCGATGATCCGGTCGGCGGCATTCTCGCGGTGCAGGTGCGCGACACCATGAAGCGCGCCGGTGCGGAGGGTCGGATCGAGACCACCGTTGAGCGCAGCGCCCTGTGGCACGCCTTCACCCCGCAGATGTTCCGCCTCGGGACGCTGCGTCAGGCACTGCGTCAGGCGCTCGCCGAGGGCGCGCTGGTCACCGACGAGGCCTCGGCGATCGAGCGCCTGGGGCAGGCCCCGCGGCTGCTCGAGGGCCAGTCGGACAACCTCAAGATCACCCGTCCCGAGGATCTGGCGCTGGCCCGTTTCCATCTGCAGCAGCAGGGGCGTCTCGACTGAGAACAACCGCTGTACCGGGGCGACGGATAGGCCCCGGCTTCCTTCAACCTGCCTTCGGAGAATGCGTTCCATGTTGATTGGTCAGGGTTTCGATGCCCATCGTTTCGCCCCCGGATGCCGACTGGTGCTCGGTGGTGTGGAGATTCCCCACGAGCTGGGACTGACCGCCCACTCCGACGGCGACGTGCTGATTCATGCGCTGTGCGATGCCCTGCTCGGCGCCGCCGGGCTCGGCGACATCGGTCGTCATTTCCCCGACAACGATCAGGCCTATGCCGGGATCGACAGCCGCATCCTGCTGCGCCGGGTGATCGCCAGCCTGCACGAGCGCGGCCTGCGGGTGCACAACGCCGACATGACGCTGATCGCCCAGCAGCCCAAGCTCGCGCCCTATATCGACACCATGCGCGAGGTGCTCGCCGGGGACCTGCAGTGTGAACCGGCGCGGGTCAACGTCAAGGCCACCACCATGGAGCAGATGGGCTTCACCGGTCGCGGCGAGGGCATCGCCGCCTCGGCCTCGGTGCTGCTGGTCGAATGAGCCAGCCGCCGCTGCCCGGGCACACCCCCTTCGCGCAGTTGCCGCGCGCCTATGGCGCGCCGCTCGGGCGCGGTCGGCTGCGGGTCGAACCGGAGGACTTCCAGGTCGAGGAGCGGCTCGCCTTCGAGCCCGACGGTGACGGCGAGCACCTGCTGCTGTGGGTGCGCAAGCGCGAGGCTAATACCGAGTGGGTGGCGCGGCGGCTGGCCGCCTGCGCCGGGGTGGCGGTCTCGGCGGTCGGCTATGCCGGGCTCAAGGACCGTCACGCGGTCACCTGGCAGTGGTTCTCGCTGCCGCGCCCGCGTGCCGGCGAGCCGGACTGGTCGGCGCTTGCCACCGACGGCATCGAGGTGCTGGAGGTCCACGCCCATCGGCGCAAGCTGCGGCGCGGCGCGCTGGTCGGCAACCGCTTCCGTCTCCTGATGCGCGACCTCGCCCCCGACCCCGAGGCCCTGGCCGAGCGGGTCGCGGCGATCGGCGCGCGCGGCGTGCCCAACTACTTCGGTGAGCAGCGCTTCGGGCGCGACGGTGGCAACCTCGCCCAGGCCCATGCGCTGTTCAGCGGCGCGCCGGTGCCTCGGGTGTCGCGTCATGTGCGCGGGCTGTGGCTGTCGGCGGCACGCTCGCAGCTGTTCAACGAGACGCTCGCCGGGCGGGTGGCCGACGACTGCTGGGATCGACCGCTCGATGGGGATCGTCTGCAGCTCGATGGCTGCAACTCGCACTTCGCCGTCGAGACCGTCGATGAAACGCTGCTGACGCGCTGTGCCCGACTCGACGTCCACCCCACCGGCCCGCTGTGGGGCGAGGGCGCGCCGCCGAGCCGGGGCGAGGTGTTGGCGCGTGAGCAAGCGGTGGCCACCGCCTTCCCCGGCTGGCCCGAGGGGCTGGCGGCGGCGGGGCTGGCGCAGGAGCGGCGCGCGCTGCGTCTGCCGGTGTTCGACCTCGTCGCCGAACAGCTCGACGGCGGTGTGCGCCTCACCTTCGAGCTGCCCGCCGGGGCCTATGCCACGGCGGTGTTGCGCGAACTGCTCGATGATTGGGCCACCGTCGACTAGCGCGGCCCGAAGCGTGCGGCGAAGGCCTCCGGGGTGAGCGGCGGGGCACACAGATAGCCCTGATAGGCCTCGCATCCCCGCTCGCGCAGGAATTCCAGCTGCGCCTCGGTTTCGACGCCTTCGGCGATCACCCGCAGTTTCAGGTTGCGCGCCATCGCGATGATGGTGGCGGCGATCTCCATGTCGTCGCGCTGTGCCGGGATGTCGCGCACGAAGCTGCGGTCGATCTTGAGTTCGTCGATGGCGAAGCGACGCAGATAGGCCAGCGACGAGTAGCCGGTGCCGAAGTCGTCGATCGACAGACGGATGCCGAGCGCGCGTAGTGCCTGGAGACGCTGCTCGACCTCGTCGCCTTCCCCCATCAGCATGCTCTCGGTGAGTTCGAGCTTGAGCCGGTGCGCCGGCCAGCCGGTCGCGGTGAGCGCCTGCTCGATGCAATCGACACAGTCGGGTTGCAGCAGCTGGCGCGCCGAGAGGTTGACCGCGATGGTCTCGAGGACCAGCCCGGCGTCGAGCCAGCACATTCCCTGACGGCAGGCGGTGCGCAGCACCCAGTCGCCGAGGGGCAGGATCAGTCCGGTCTCCTCGGCCAGGGGAATGAAGCGCGTCGGTGGTACCAACCCCTGGTCGGGCGTGTTCCAGCGCACCAGTGCCTCGCAGCCGATCAACGCGCCGCTGACACAGTCGAACTGTGGCTGGAAGTGGAGCAGGAACTCCTCGTTTCCCAGGGCCTGACGCAGCCGTGCCTCCAGCTCGAGTCGCTCGGCGGCCTGGGCGCTCAACTCCGGGGTATGGAAGCCATAGTTGCCGCGTCCCTGCGCCTTGACCTGATAGAGCGCGACCTCGGCGTGCTGGATCAGCTCGCTGGCCGAGCTGCCGTCCTGCGGGTAGACCCCGATGCCGATACTGGCGCCGACATGGATCTCGTGATCGCCGGGCAGGGTGATCGGTCGTCGCAACAGCTCGAGCAAGTCGCGGGCGACGCCCGCGGCCTGACGTGGCTGGTGCAGCCGCTCGAGCACCACCAGGAACTCGTCGCCGCCGAGTCGCCCGAGGGTGTCGCCCTCGCGCAGCCGGGTCGCGAAACGGTGCGCCAGGAGTTCGAGCAGGTTGTCGCCGGCAGGGTGACCGAGGCTGTTGTTGATGTGCTTGAAGCGGTCGAGATCGATCAGCAGCACGGCGATGTAGTGACCGTGACGCTGAGCGCGCTCGAGGGCGTGGCTGAGTCGCGACTGCAGCAGCAGTCGATTGGGCAGTCCGGTGAGTGGGTCGAAGTGCGCCAGACGTTCGCGCGCCGCCTCCGAGTGTCTGAGTTGGCTGAGGTCGGTCATCACCCCGACATAGCGCTCGGGATTGCCGGCGGTATCGGTGACCAGGCTGATCGACAGCAGTACCGGGCGCACCTCGCCGCTCTTGATGCGGTTCCAGATCTCGCCTTGCCAGTGTCCCTGTTCGAGCAGGCAGGCCCACAATTGCTGATAGAAGGCGCGACCCTGGCGCTCGGAGCGCAACAGGTTGGG
Coding sequences within:
- the truD gene encoding tRNA pseudouridine(13) synthase TruD — encoded protein: MSQPPLPGHTPFAQLPRAYGAPLGRGRLRVEPEDFQVEERLAFEPDGDGEHLLLWVRKREANTEWVARRLAACAGVAVSAVGYAGLKDRHAVTWQWFSLPRPRAGEPDWSALATDGIEVLEVHAHRRKLRRGALVGNRFRLLMRDLAPDPEALAERVAAIGARGVPNYFGEQRFGRDGGNLAQAHALFSGAPVPRVSRHVRGLWLSAARSQLFNETLAGRVADDCWDRPLDGDRLQLDGCNSHFAVETVDETLLTRCARLDVHPTGPLWGEGAPPSRGEVLAREQAVATAFPGWPEGLAAAGLAQERRALRLPVFDLVAEQLDGGVRLTFELPAGAYATAVLRELLDDWATVD
- the ispD gene encoding 2-C-methyl-D-erythritol 4-phosphate cytidylyltransferase — its product is MTAKPAFWAVIPAAGVGRRMGSAIPKQYLDLADRTVIEHTLECFVEHPAIAGVVVAVDPADPYWPETRYATHPRVIRAPGGAERCNSVLNGLEALSGQAAEDDWVLVHDAARPCLRRSDLDAMLEGLADDPVGGILAVQVRDTMKRAGAEGRIETTVERSALWHAFTPQMFRLGTLRQALRQALAEGALVTDEASAIERLGQAPRLLEGQSDNLKITRPEDLALARFHLQQQGRLD
- the ispF gene encoding 2-C-methyl-D-erythritol 2,4-cyclodiphosphate synthase, which gives rise to MLIGQGFDAHRFAPGCRLVLGGVEIPHELGLTAHSDGDVLIHALCDALLGAAGLGDIGRHFPDNDQAYAGIDSRILLRRVIASLHERGLRVHNADMTLIAQQPKLAPYIDTMREVLAGDLQCEPARVNVKATTMEQMGFTGRGEGIAASASVLLVE
- the ftsB gene encoding cell division protein FtsB, which gives rise to MRLLIALLVFVLLALHYRLWVGDGSQAELAALRQEIAAQRVELERLGARNAKLRAEVVDLGSGLEALEERARAELGMIRPGETFLQVIEPRPSVEPPH